The following nucleotide sequence is from Pseudoalteromonas xiamenensis.
TTGACTCGTGCCAACGAACTTTTAGCACAAGCACAGCGTCCAGTGGCTTATGTGGGTGGTGGCGTACAAAGCGCAGATGCACAAAGCGAATTAATGGCATTTCTTAACGCCTCCAAAATGCCTGCAGTGTCTACGTTGAAAGCGCTTGGCAGCGTACTGCCAAGTTACGAATACGATTTGGGAATGCTTGGTATGCATGGTGGACAAGCTGCTAATCTAGCGGTTCAACAATGCGACCTTTTGGTGTGTATCGGTGCGCGATTTGACGACCGTGTAACGGGCAATTTGGCAAAGTTTGCTGCGAAGGCCAAGGTCATCCACCTTGATATCGACCGCGCTGAAATAGGCAAACGTAAACCCGTTGCAGCGATGTTGCATGCTGACTTGAAAGCGTCTTTGCCAGCGCTTAAGCCTGTGCTCTCATCTGAGGCGTGGCAACAGCATGTGCAAGATATGATGAAGACACACGCGTGGCGCTATGACTTTCCTGGCGAAGAGGTTTATGCACCGAAGTTGTTGAGCCAGTTAAGTCAGCAACTTCCAGACAATGCAGTCGTGTGCTGTGATGTTGGTCAACATCAAATGTGGGTTGCCCAACACATGAAATTCACTCATCCATCAAATCATTTAAGTAGTGGTGGTGCTGGCACCATGGGATTTGGGCTACCGGCTGCAATTGGTGCACAAATCGCTCGTCCAGACAATTTGGTCCTTACCGTGTCTGGTGATGGTTCTATCATGATGAACATTCAGGAATTGGCGACGATCCGCCGCAACAACCTGCCTGTAAAGATTTTAATTTTAGATAACCAAAGACTGGGTATGGTTAGACAGTGGCAGCAACTGTTTTTTGAAGGTCGCTATAGCGAAACAAATTTATCGGACAATCCTGATTTCGTTCAACTAGCGGCTGTATTTGGGATCCCTGGGCAAACCATCACGCGCGGTGATGAGGTGGCTCAAGCGATTGACGCATTGGTGTCTTCGCAAGGACCTTATCTACTTCATGTGTGTATAGACGATAAAGCGAACGTATGGCCACTAGTACCACCTGGGGCTGCAAACGATGAAATGATGACGGAGAACGCGAAATGAAACACCAATTGACCCTTGCAGTAAAAAAGCACAGTATCGCAATAGAGCGTTTTTTACGCGTGGCGCGTCATCGTGGTTTTGCATTGACGAACCTAGAACTTGAAGGCGCAACGAACGACGATCTTTTCCATGTAAAGATGACAGTAGATAGTGATAGACCTATCTACTTACTGACAACACAACTTAGTAAACTGGTTGAAGTAAAGGATGTACAACTACATACCTTAAAACAACAGGCTATATAACAGAGATTACAAACAAGGTATTACCAGATGACAAAAACATCAGATTTTATTTGGCACAACGGCGAAATGATCCCATATGAGCAAGCGACGACTCACGTATTGAGCCACGCAATTCACTACGGCAGCTCGGTTTTTGAAGGGATCCGTGCGTATGATACGCCAAAAGGACCTGCGATTTTCAGATTGGAAGATCACATTCAACGACTGTTTGATTCAGCCAAAATTTACCGCATGGAACTGCCATTCACAAAAGAAGACATCATTCAAGCATGTAAAGATGTAGTGAAAAAGAATGGCTTCAAAGATGCCTACCTTCGTCCGTTTGCGTTTCTAGGCAACGTTGGTTTAGGAGTTAACCCACGTTCACATCACGCGGATGTCACCGTAGCAGCAATGCAATGGGGAGCATATTTAGGTGATGGAAGTCTTGAAGATGGGGTTGATGTCTGTGTGTCTTCATGGAATCGTCTTGCACCAAATACCATGCCAACAGGCGCAAAAGCAGGTGGCAACTACCTGTCTTCGCAACTGATCACAGGTGAAGCGCGTCGTCATGGATACGAGGAAGGTATTGCACTCGATGTGAATGGTTGTTTGAGTGAAGGTGCGGGCGAAAACCTCTTCGTTATTAAGAAAGGCGTGCTTTACACACCACCTACTTCAGCGTGTATTTTA
It contains:
- a CDS encoding branched-chain amino acid transaminase — encoded protein: MTKTSDFIWHNGEMIPYEQATTHVLSHAIHYGSSVFEGIRAYDTPKGPAIFRLEDHIQRLFDSAKIYRMELPFTKEDIIQACKDVVKKNGFKDAYLRPFAFLGNVGLGVNPRSHHADVTVAAMQWGAYLGDGSLEDGVDVCVSSWNRLAPNTMPTGAKAGGNYLSSQLITGEARRHGYEEGIALDVNGCLSEGAGENLFVIKKGVLYTPPTSACILPGLTRDTIIELAKSRGYQVREEAIAREALYLADEFFMTGTAAEVVPVRSVDGLPVADGKRGPITAELQQAYFDLVKGNSEDQHGWLDYVNE
- the ilvM gene encoding acetolactate synthase 2 small subunit, which gives rise to MKHQLTLAVKKHSIAIERFLRVARHRGFALTNLELEGATNDDLFHVKMTVDSDRPIYLLTTQLSKLVEVKDVQLHTLKQQAI
- the ilvG gene encoding acetolactate synthase 2 catalytic subunit, with product MTGAQLVVELLSRQGVKEVFGYPGGAIMPIYDALYGAPVKHYLTRHEQGAGFAAVGYARSTGKLGVCLATSGPGATNLITALADAMMDSVPLLAITGQVPTAAIGSDAFQEVDVLGMSLSCTKHSYMVEHVDELAQVLQEAMHVAQSGRPGPVLVDIPKDIQMAQVPFHPWLAEEFDEQPIVCETQLTRANELLAQAQRPVAYVGGGVQSADAQSELMAFLNASKMPAVSTLKALGSVLPSYEYDLGMLGMHGGQAANLAVQQCDLLVCIGARFDDRVTGNLAKFAAKAKVIHLDIDRAEIGKRKPVAAMLHADLKASLPALKPVLSSEAWQQHVQDMMKTHAWRYDFPGEEVYAPKLLSQLSQQLPDNAVVCCDVGQHQMWVAQHMKFTHPSNHLSSGGAGTMGFGLPAAIGAQIARPDNLVLTVSGDGSIMMNIQELATIRRNNLPVKILILDNQRLGMVRQWQQLFFEGRYSETNLSDNPDFVQLAAVFGIPGQTITRGDEVAQAIDALVSSQGPYLLHVCIDDKANVWPLVPPGAANDEMMTENAK